The Budorcas taxicolor isolate Tak-1 chromosome 8, Takin1.1, whole genome shotgun sequence genome includes the window ATGAAAACAGTAATTACTTTCATaagaaattaatgaataaaacaaattagaagATTAAGGAAATGAAcatcttttctaaattttattacaatgcagaaaaacatttgtacatgaaaatataaatatgatgggataaaataaatacataaataaacataaataacatCAGGGCAGTCATCCCTTACGGACTGATCCCTGTGCAGTTGAATACTTTTTATATCTACTTGCTTATTGCTACTGAGAAAGTACTATTGATTGAATTCAGGAAACATGGTGGCTAAAACAGAAATCAGAGTCTTCTAAAATGACTTCAGGGGAGCGTACAAAGGTGATGTGGCATCTTAGTCACTGAGAGTCATATCAAGATGAGTTTAGGCCTCCATCCATCATTCTTAACCTTTCTTACAAGCTGGCTGATGAAGACAAGGATCTCATGATTTCCACTCTGACGGTTTCCCAGGCACAGTCGCTGTATTCCTTCTCTTGCAGGTAGACATGGATGCCCTGGAAGTACCTCTTCATGGCCAGTGTGGGGCCCGTCCTTCCCAGGGCAGAGTCTTCCTCTCCCATCACCTGCCCCAGGCAGACGTCCAGGTGGTCCAGCTGCTGATGGAGTCCTTTGCGGAGCTGCTCCAGGAGGGTGGTGTCCCAGGCAGCAGAGGAGCGCTCTGTGTGGAAGAGGTTGAAGCTCTGCTGGAGCATCTCGTGGAGCACAGAGAtggcctgggcctcctggagctggccgccctccaccatctcctgggggaAAGCGAAGTCTTTTCTGTCCTGCAGACAGAAGCGAGGAGAGATTCTCCTCATTTGGCCCAGGAGTCTGAGGTTCTTCCTGCCAACCAGCATGTGGTTCTGAGACAGGTTACAGCCCAGGGATCCTCCTGGGCCGTAGCTGACCAGCACCAGGGCCATGAGTAGAGACAGCACGAAGGCCATGGGGAAGATGCGGCTGCTGCTGGGCTGGCTGAGATGGTGTCTGGTGGAACCTTGAGGTAGGTTCTCTGATGCCATGCTTTCTAAGCGAGGCCATTAAATAGTGAACAtggtaattttcattttctaattgttttaatacactttcacttccttttttgattttcatttatgtattcacAATATGATCAAAGAACATGTCATCAGTTTAAAGTATTAATTTTACCTATTTCCCAATAATTTCAAATGTACCCATCCGACTGTATATGTCAATTAAAtgagaatgtttttattattcatcACTTTTATTTACACTGTTCAGCACTTTTCTGCTCAGAGTTTCAGAGCTGGAGGAAGGACATTCAGTGATGGTGTCTGTCACAGAATCTAGTGagtttcagtcattcattcaggcAGTTGCTTCCACTGGGcatctctgttcctctgtctctttcttcctgTGAGAACGAAGGATGGTGAGAACCAGGCTACTCGTTCAGGTAATACTATAGTATTGAATGAAaggttatttagaaaataatctgTTAATGAAATGGTATTTTTAACAGTAATATCGGAATGTTTTTTACTTGTTTAGGACCCTAATCCTCAAGAAGGTTTCCAAACCTCTCAATGTACTTAAAAGTtcccttaggggcttccctggaggctcagtggtgaggagtccacctgccaacagGACCCCATGCGGTCCTAGAGGATGCGCGTGCTGCAGGACAGTGAGCCCGGGGGCACAGCTACCGCCCTGTGCTCTAGACCCCGGGCCCTCACCACCGAAGCCAAGTGCAccggagcctgtgctccccaacaagagaggctcccacagtgagaagcctatgccccacaactagagaggaccCACctctgccacagctagagagaagtccGTGCggcagtgaagacacagcacagtgagaaatgaataaatgaataaaattatttcaaaagtccCTCTGACTTTACATATAGCTGCTGAGTGCGGTATGTCCCaactggaaagaagaaaaagatgattGATCCATCAATGTCCTGAAGATTGCCTACATTAAATACATGAATTTCCACAAAGATCTTTGTTACTTTCAGAAATTGTATTCTTCCAGTGTTCACTTTACTAACATATGTCCTGCGAGGAAAGCTCTGTCCCCCTGTTGCtaaatgtattaaatgtattaaaagcCCTGCACATGGGATAACCTAGGTGCACGGTCAGAGGAGCCCCTGGTGTCTCCACCATTGCTCACTGTGGGGCGGGGTTCCCTCTATTTACTGTGTTTCTCTGGGAGGCTGGACAGTCTGGACCCGCAGTGCTTGGCAGGCAGAGCAGGTGAAGTCACAGGAGAGTCTCTGACAGAGCCAGAACTTTCACTCAGGTTCTGCTTTTAGCTGGTGGTTTGCAGTCGTAAGGGGAAATTGACAACCAGAAACCGTAATGGAGAAGGACACAGCTGTATGAGTGGAGAGGACGCCTTCATGCAGAGTGAATGAGGAGAGCACGCTGGGGATTTCTACACTGGGAGGAAGTGCTGAGGATTACGGTGCATCCTCCTAGAAGTCAAGGGTAGGCACTCCTTTGAATGAATTATTCAAAGTTTAGTGATGGCATGtgtgtttaatatatataaataagctTGAGAAACCCTTTTACTTCCTTAGAGTCACATTTCTCATGGCAGCTACTGGTTCTGCATGGCCTCTCTCAGCTGTCTCTGCAGTCCCCAGCCTGCCTTGTTCTTCTTGCCTCCATTTGAAgagttcaggaagattcttttctCAGGAATGGCCAAGTGTAGAaaacttcctctcccttcctcatcCTACTGCAGGATCCTAGACTCCACATATGCAGATTGACCTCCCATGatggatgtgctgctgctgctgctaagtcgcttcagtcgtgtctgactctgtgctactccatagacggcagcccactagctccaccgtcactgggattctccaggcaagaacactagagtgggtcaccatttccttctccaatgcatgaaaatgaaaagtgaaagtgaagccactcagtcgtgtccaactcttagcgacccatgggctgcagcctaccaggctcctgcgttgctgggattctccaggcaagagtactggagtggggccgCCATTGCCTTCCCCGCATGATGTATGTGTTTCTCCACTAATCCTTGAAGGCACTCCGGTTCTCACAGGCCCCAGGCAGGCACCTGAGTCCATGACCTGGGCttttctcctcccatctccctcccacctctagtCTGTGTCTCAAGAATCACATTCAATCCCCGCTCAAGTTGTCCATTGTTCCTTCTATGACCCAGGGTGGGTGACCCCGTTCCCTCTTTATTAAGAAGAATTCAGTACAGGCTTATCTTGTAGGATCAGGCTTTGGGTCAGGTTTTATTCAAAGATGTGTGCAAGcccatttgtttttttcaaattacttttattttctctactgAAAAACAAGAGTAGTCTTGTACAAAATATAGTACAAAGCAAGTATCTTATGAATGATAAAGATTTAAATTCTATGAACAGCCTAAATATTTccaataatttaaagaaataaataaatgttacaacTTTTTAAGATATGGAAAATGGATTCTTAAATCTGTTTTAAACAGTTATAGTAACAAAAcctttaacatatatttaaataatcccATACGTTAGCTATTACTTATATTTCATCTGACACAAAAATAGAGTTAAAGGTTGCACCTTGAGTCTTAGAAAATAGCCATTTAGTTGACCAGATGAACTGTTTTCAGATTCAACGCCTTCTTTATTTCCTGAGTTTTCCCATGAGTTTGTTGGCAAAGACCAAGCACCTTCTGATTTCCACGCTGACAACCTCCCAGGCACAGTGCCTGTATTCTTTCTCTTTGAGATACACACTGATTCGCTGGAAGTAACTCTTCACAGCCAATCTGGAGTTCTCACTGCCTAGAGGTGACTGTTCTggcatccttccctccctcagaCTCGTGTCCACGTCCTCCAGCTGCTGATCAAGTCCCACGAGGAATCTGTCCAGGAGGCTCTCGTCCTGACCTGCAGAAGAGCCCGTGGTGCTGAAGAGCTGGAAGGTCTGCTGGAGCAACTCGCGCACAACAGCTGTGGCTTCTGTCTTCTCACGCCTGGTCCCGGGCACCAGGGTCTGAGGAATCTGAAGTCAGTCCTGTCCCTCAGACAGGACACAGTGGGCACTCTCTCCATCTGACTCCAGCGTGTGAAGCTTTCCAGATTGCCGTGGCCGGCAGGCAGCTCACAGCCCAGGGAGCACATGGGGCTGGAGCAGAGCATCACCAGGGCCCGCAGCACGGAGACGGGGAGGGCCACTGGGATGCTGGGGGCTTGCAGGACCGCCTGCAGGGGAGGCCTAGGCCAGTTCTGAGGGCTTGAGGTGATGGGTGGCTCTTAAAGAGTGAGTCGAGAAACTTTCGTTTTCTGGgtttttccacattttcccctttcctttctttttctactctttgtaatgaaatcaataaaagtGCTAATTTTTGCCATGAGTGCCTAGGTGGGGGACATCAAATCATGCATGCCACTGTGGTTGATATCTACACAGCCATATATTATGCTTTTCACACCTCCTTTGTTGCTCCTCGGAGAAGAGTCTGATCAAAGTCAGAGAAGGGACAAATATTCATACAATTGTGGCTTTTCCAGGTCACCAAGACATGTTCAGTATGAAAAGAGCTTATGAGAGAAGCTTtggatttttctcatttttccctcaTTGacccttttctcccttctttaaaaaattttggttCTCTATGTACCTTTATTATGTCACCTGAGTAGGCCTTAAGCTCCCTGGAGACATTATAGGGAACAATATCACTGAcatcatttgttaaaaataagttattttgcaACTATAATCCACAAGGCACTTTTTAAGGTGCTGGTTGTCCTAAACACTTCATGTTTGcctgtgtttatttctctttctcctctaccACTGCAATATTTCAGAGGATACTTTGCTTCAGTCTTTGTGTGATCGTGCAGATAATCTCATCTCCTTAGATATTTCACGGGGAAGTGATAATCTACCATACATTCAGGGATACTGAGGTTGCGATTACATTTCTCCTTGTAATGCATGTCTTTACCAATTCTGTAAGGTacag containing:
- the LOC128052283 gene encoding interferon omega-1-like, with protein sequence MASENLPQGSTRHHLSQPSSSRIFPMAFVLSLLMALVLVSYGPGGSLGCNLSQNHMLVGRKNLRLLGQMRRISPRFCLQDRKDFAFPQEMVEGGQLQEAQAISVLHEMLQQSFNLFHTERSSAAWDTTLLEQLRKGLHQQLDHLDVCLGQVMGEEDSALGRTGPTLAMKRYFQGIHVYLQEKEYSDCAWETVRVEIMRSLSSSASL